Within the Spirochaetota bacterium genome, the region ATAATAGAAATGCTTATGTAGACTTGTCTTATACAAAATCACATGAAAAATGGTATAAAAGTAAAATTATAATTGCATCTACCAAGATAATAGGTATATATGTGACACTTACCATTATCAAAAGGGAAGTAAGATATCCTCCTGTAACTATACACACTTTTAATAATCATACTGAGATTGAGTAATCATAAAGTGTATAGTCTCAAATTTATAACAAGATCTTAATTAATGACCTAGGTAGTGCCATCATCTCAAGTCCTGGAGGGATGGCAAGATACATCCAAAAAAGTTACTAATTAATATTTTAGGAGTGTTTAGCAAATGAAATCAAAAACAAAAATATTTATTCCAATTTTTCTTTCCAATATCCTCTTTCTTTCTCTTTATTATTTCTCATGTTCTCATAGCGAGATGCCGGTCTTTGGTGAATTTAGCAAGTCACCAATTAAGAAACACAATGAAGGCTCACAGGCATTGCATCTTCAAAAAACCTTCAGGGAGATATACCGGCTATATGAGGATAGGGTTGTATCAATAAGCACTGAACAGACAGTAAAGCTGCCATCACATCCATTCTTTAATGATCCCTTTTTTCAGGAATTCTTTGGAATGCCAAGACCAAGATCAAGATCAAGGGTACAGAAACGGACCGGACTAGGCACTGGTTTTATCCTTTCAAAGGATGGCTATATCTGTACAAATCATCATGTTATAGCTGGCGTTGACACGGTCACAGTAAAGATTAGAGAAAAATCATTTACGGCAAAGGTCATTGGCTCTGATGAAAGAACTGATATTGCCCTACTCAAGATAAACGCTAAGGAGGAGTTAGATCCTGTATTCTTAGGAGATTCTGATAAGGTAAGAGTAGGCGACTGGGCAATAGCAATTGGAAATCCATTCGGTTTTGACAAAACCTTTACTGTTGGCGTTGTAAGCGCGACAGGAAGAAGGGATATAGACCTAATGGGAAGCTCTCAGTCACATATTCAAACTGACGCATCGATCAATCCTGGTAATTCAGGAGGGCCGCTGATAAATATTGATGGAGAGGTAATCGGCATTAGCAGGATGATATACACTAGAAGCGGCGGCAATATGGGTATCGGTTTTGCTATTCCAATCAATACGTCAAAATCGGTTCTGGCTCAATTAAAAAAATACAAAAAAGTAAAGAGAGGTTATATCGGAGTCCAGATTGTGCCCTTGACTGAAGAGTATGCAAAGGAACTCGGGCTTAAATCAACGGATGGAGCGCTAATAGGCGGATTGATTGAGAATAGCCCTGCTCAGAAGGGGGGGCTAATTGTCGGCGATGTAATTATTAAGGTCGGCAAAAAAAATATTAAACAATATGAAGACCTTGTGGAGGTTATCGGGAAGACAACTATTGGGAAAACCCTGAAGATAGTAGCATGGAGAAAAAAGAGTAAAATAAATCTATTTATCACTGTTGCCGAGAGGCCTTAAAGAGAAATATATACAGGATAGTATTATATCCTTGTTTGAATGCATTTATGATTATATTTGGATATAGGAGGAGAGATGCCTTCATCTACCCATCAGTATGGGATGAAGGCTTTTTTCTGTATCAGGCAAATAGCACTTTTTATTACGACAAACCCAAAGAGCGTATATAGATTGATAAAGAAGAGTATTCAAAGGCTTCAAGATTTTATTGGGAATAACAATCTCTCTGGTATAATTGTTGCACTAATCTCCCTTTTCGTTATAGTTTTATTCAGCTATACAGAGATGTATGAGGTTTTCGAGGTGCGGCTCTATGATTTGAGATTTAAAATTAAACCTATGATTTCTGAATGGGATAAATTGGTATTCCTAAATATCGATGAAAGCAGCATTAATAATGTAGGGGAGTATCCCTGGCCAAGGCATAAATATGCAAATGGGTTAGGGGTTTTAAAGGAAGTGGGGATAAGGCAGGTAACATTCGATTTTGAATTTCAAGACCACTCATTAAAGCAACTTAACAGAGAAAAAATAGAAGAGTTAAATAATAAAATTGAGAAAGGGAAGAGAATCCGTAGGAATGAATTGGCCGCTGTTGAACTGGACAACGACAAAATGCTGGCAGATGGAATCAGATATGCAGAGAGGGTGATCCTACCCTATCACTTCAAGAAGGAGACATTAGAGATATCTGATATCGACAATGATCAAAAAGAGGAGATAGAGAAGGCCAGGAGGCGATTTGTTAATCGGGCTTCAATACAAGTACCCATGGAGAGGATAGATGAATACAAAGGTTTAATTGATCCTGATAGGGTAGACATCGCTATACCCATACCAGAACTTGTCAAAGCCGCACATTCCTTTGGATTTGTTGACAGGGACCCAGATACTGATGGCATTGAGAGAAGGATAAGGCTTGTCAGGCTTTTTCAAGGTAGGATATACTTCCACATGGGGCTTGTTATGCTCATGGATATATATAGTGTGAATAATGATAGTATTCTCATTAACCCAGGAGAAAGCATAATCCTGAAGGACGCGATCAATCCAATTTCCTATCAAAGAGAGGATATAAGCATTCCAATAGACAAGAGGGGAATGATGTATATCAATTGGGCGGGTCCCGGCCCCTTGGAGGAGTCTTTTCAACATCTCTCCTTTTATTCGCTTTTGGAATATCCTCTAATCAAAGAAGAGATATACGATTTCTTTGATGAGCAGGAGAGACTATCTGGGATCACAGAAAGGAGCAGGCTCTATGGCGAATTAGCGAAAAGATACAATGAATACAATTCAGTTAGCGATCTATCTATTAAGAGAGAGAAGTCGCAAAATATTGAGAAAATAAGAAGTAAGATAAGGGATATAGAGAAGGGTTATGCAAAACCCATCACAGAAGAAATTCATAGGATTGAAGGGGAACTAATTAAGGCAAAATCTTCAGGTTTAGAGGAAGAGCTTTATGATCTCAAGAATTATCTCAAAGCAATAAATATTGTGATGAGGGTTGAAAACCTTCGAGATAAGATAGCTATCATAGGTTTAACTGCTACGGGAACCCAGGATTTAGGAACTGTAACAATATACCCCGAATTTATGATGGTGGGGATACATCATAATATTGTGAATACAATAATTAATAAATCATTCATATACAAAATTGGCAGATTCACAAATTATTGTATCATGTTTATTTTAGCTATTATAATGGGTATTGTTACACAGAGAATGGGCGCAAGAATATCTGTGCCTGTGATTATCATGTCCCTTTTTTTTATCAATCTGTTAAACATCATACTCTTTGCACAATTCAACATCCTATTTGACGAATTAGGTGCTACTCTAGCTATCTTTCTCCCATCAGCGACCATTGCTGCGATTAAATTCATGAGAGAGGAGAGTCAAAAGAGATTTATAAAACACGCTTTTTCTCATTATCTCTCCCCTAAGGTTATAGATGAGATTATAAAGGAACCAGAACTTTTAAAGCTTGGGGGAGAGAGTCGTTTCCTAACCATCTTTTTTTCGGATGTAGCGCAATTTTCAGCTATATCTGAAGCCTTATCACCGACCGATCTGGTGCATTTGTTAAATGAATACCTTTCTGAAATGACGGATATAATATTAAAACATAATGGCACTGTGGATAAGTATGAAGGAGACGCCATTATGGCCTTCTATGGGGCTCCTCAACACCTTGAGGATCACGCAATAAAGGCATGTTTGGCTGCTATTGATATGCAGAATAGATTGAAGGACATGAGAATGGCATGGAGGAAGCATGGCAAGCATGAATTATACGTCAGGATGGGCTTGAATACAGGAGTTGCAGTTGTTGGGAACATGGGCTCTAGAACAAGGATGGATTATACTGTAATGGGAGATTCGGTAAATCTGGCATCTCGATTAGAAGGGGCGAATAAGAACTATGAAACCTATACAATGATAAGCGAGAGCACTTATAATGCGGCTAAGGATCACATTGTTGCAAGGCAACTGGATGTTATTCAGGTTGTTGGCAAGGATGTTCCGATTCAGGTATACGAACTGATAGGCAAAGAAGGGGAATTATCTGATCAGACTATGGATATTTTGAATATGTATAACAATGCAGTGGAGCATTTCAGGAATAGAGATTGGAAAAAGGCAAGATCACTCTTCAGGTCTATTTTGAAAATTTCAAAGGATGATGGCCCCAGTAAAACCTACTATGAACGATGCTATGAATTTTCCATCAAGCCACCACCAAAAAATTGGGATGGTGTATATAAACTTAAATCTAAATAGAGTGAACAGATACAGGGAACCATTCAGATCAATTTCAATGACCGCGCCTATATGGCCGAATATACTCAGTAACTATTACTCGCTTATTGAGAAAAGGATTCTCCCTAACCCTAAGGGGGAATTTAAACAATGTAAATGTATATGAAAAGAATATTAAATAAAATCAATACCTTTCTTCTTAAAATGATAAAATCATACAGAATAAACAGGATTTTAATATTCTGCATATTGATTATTTCTCTCATTGGGGGCTCCTTATTTGGATATATTACATCCGTGATTAAAAATTTTTCAGGCATTGAGAATCTAAAAAAATTCCAACCAAGCATTCCGACGAGGCTCTATGATGTTGATGGAGATTTAATTGCAGAATTATTCCAAGAAAAGAGATACTTAGTCTCCTTTGAGGAACTGCCGAGGAATCTAATAAACGCCTTTATCGCAACTGAGGATAGCGCCTTTTATAGACATTTTGGGATCAATCCAATAGCAATCATTAGGGCTATGGTAAAAAATATAATTGCTGGGAGGATTGTTCAAGGCGGCTCCACAATTACTCAACAGATTGCTAAAAGATTATTTACCAAAGGAGAAAGAACATTTTCGAGAAAATTTTTAGAAGCGCTCTTGGCCCTGCAGATAGAGAAGAAATTTTCTAAAGAAGAGATTCTTGAGATGTATTTCAATCAAATCTATTTTGGTCATGGATGCTATGGAATAGCTTCTGCCGCACAATTATTCTTTGATAAAGATGTAAAACATCTAAATCTTGTTGAGAGTTCTGTTTTGGCTGCGCTGCCCTCCGCCCCTTCTGCATACTCCCCTTTTCTCAATCCACACAATGCATATGAGAAGAATTGGAATATTCTAAATAGAATGGTAAAGGCGGGTTTCTTATCAAGAGAAGCGGCAGACAAAATTTATAAAGAATTTTGGCCTGAATTTATCGATTCCCTAAAGACAAAATCACCCACCAGAACAGCCTTCTCTAAAATCGAAGATAATGCCCCATATTTTACCGATTATGTTAGACAACTACTCATAATGAGATTTGGCAAGGATGTCATTTACAATCAAGGATTGAGCGTTTACACAACCCTCAGCCTAAAGAGGCAAAAGCTCGGGAAACTATACCTTAAAGATGGTCTTAACAGGCAAAATAAGATATCAGAAGAAGCCAATGCCTATTGCAGCGACTCCGTAGACACAGAATTATTTAAGGTATATGGTTCATTAAGAAATATATTCAATCTTCCCGATGTTTTGGTTAGGGACGATGAAGTAGCCCGTTTCAATGTAAAGATGATTGACGAATTGGTTGATTCATTTGATGCAATTACCCTATTGATAGAATCCGGGCCATGCAATCATGCCATTGAGATCTTTCGGGAGAATATTTCTACCATCTCCTCGACCCTAAAGGCTGAGGGCGCCCTAATCGCTATTGAACCATCAACCGGGTACATCACAACTATGATTGGTGGCTCTGATTTTAGTGTTGATAATCAGTACAATAGAGCAATACAGGCAAGAAGGCAGACCGGTTCAGCATTCAAACCCTTTGTATATGGAGCTGGCATAGAATCAAAACTTATCAATGCCGGCACAGCTCTACCTGACGCACCCATAGCCAATATCCATGCTGATGGAGAGACCTGGAGTCCTGGTAATTATGAGGACAGGTTTTCTGGATTGGTCAAGATCAGGAAGGCATTAGCCGGCTCTATAAACATTATCTCAGTGAGAATTTACGATATTATTGGACCAGATAGGATAATTGAATTTGCTTCTAAGTTGATTAAGTGCCCTGAGTGGAGATTTAACCCCAATCCAGCAATGGCATTGGGCACTAATGAAATAACACCCTTTGAGTTGGCTACGGGGTATGCCATCTATGCCAATAGGGGTAGGGATGTGATCCCCTTTGCGATAAGATATGTCATTGATAGAGATGGTAATGAAATTTTAAATTGCGAGGAAGAGATTGGAAATATAATTGCCCAGAAGGAGATGAATGAAACCATTCAGATTATCCCTGAGAATGTAGCCTATATTATGACATCCCTGATGAAATCCGTTGTCTCAAGAGGCACTCCTCATGATTCAATCAGGCGAATAGCTGAGTTTAAACAAGAATGTGCTGGCAAGACCGGCACTACCACAAACTGGACAGATGCGTGGTTTTGCGGTTTTACACCTGACATCGCTACAGTGGTATGGGTGGGTTATGATCAACCCTTCCTCTCCCTTGGAAAACATCAAGGCGGTTCAGCGGTTGCTGCTCCTATTTGGGGACATTACATGAAAGGCGTTTATAATGGGATGAAGGCTCCACAATTCCCACTTCAACCGCGCGGAGTCCACCATGTCGAGATATGTGAGGTAACTGGACTTCTACCCTCAATGAATTGTACTGATGTAAAAGATGAAATAATGTTATGGGGCAGTGAGCCCACTAAGACATGTGAAGGGAACCATCGAAAGATGAAATCTGTTTTAGATAGGTATATGGAGAAAGAGGGAGTTATAATTGAAGAATAATCCTAATTATAAAGGGAATAGTTATAAAAATATTCTTGATAATTCTCTTTTTTTATGAATAGAATAATCATATATTTATAAATGTCGATTTAATAAATATAAAATATTCCTCGTCTGAGAAGAGAATTCAATAAGCAAGAAGAAATAAATCCTTTAACTATTCCTTATGCTTACATACAGACTCCGAATATTTTATTATCAGACTAAAATATTTACTCTCCTGTGCTATCATCAATTTCCACTTAGCACAGAGAATTATTTGAAATTCACAACCATTCGACAATAGCTATAACTTCTACTATAGTTGAGTCGGCAATATCTTTCATACTAATAGTGTGTGATGTTTACGTAAAGGGGAGATATTTATGTTTAATGTAGGTGACAAGATTGTCTATCCAATGCATGGTGTTGGGATAATTCATGAAATATCTAAAAAGATGATTTTAGGAAAGAGTGATGATTACTATATAATTAACATTATTAACAATGGTATGAAGGTTATGATTCCAGTTGAGAATGCTATAAGCATTGGGATAAGAAGTATTATATCTAAGAAGGATATCAACAAGGTATTGAATCTATTAAGCAAGGATGAGATCAATATAGAAGATGATTGGAAGCTCAGATATCAAAACAATATCGACAAGGTAAAAAGGGGTTCAATAAATGAAGTTGCTGAGGTTACTCGTGATTTATATAAACGGGGCAAGGAAAAGGAATTATCAATAATGGAAAGGAAACTATACGAGAATGCTTACCAACTAATTATTCATGAAATTGCCTTATCAAAGGATATAGATATTGAAGAGGCGGGCAATATAGTCTCAGATGCCCTATCTTCATAATTCCTCCATCACTTGTATTCAGGAAGAAAATCAGCATATAGATCCCTATTACCGACAATCACACTTTCATTATGTATATATCTTTTCCTTAAATAAGGAGCTATTTAATGATTATTACTCTGCGTATTATATTTACTATTATCACCGTTCTATTTTCATCCCTTCATTACATGGATGTTTCAATCAAGGCAGCAGTTTTGGCTGGATTAATCTCAGCGGCCATTTCACTATTAATTATTATAGCGATTGAGTATATATCACACTCTCTTTCATCGCGAATGTTAATTTCAGCTATAATAGGCTTGGTGGTTGGGATTATTCTCAGTCACCTAATTGCAATCGCAACCTCAAGTATATTATCGAGTTTCTCCCTACAACAGGTTGATATCCTAAAATCCATAATCTATCTTGTAATAAGTTTTGCAGTAATGATGTTTTTTATTATCAATAGCGAATATATTTCTATTTTTGATAAGATAATACATGAGGACGTTACTGAGAGTAAAGATAGTGAAATATCCTATAAAATCCTTGATACCAGTGTTATTATTGATGGAAGAATATCCGATATCTGTGACACCGGATTTATTGAGGGGATTCTGGTTACTCCGAATTTTGTGTTGAATGAGTTGCAAATGATAGCTGATTCAGCTGATCCCATTAAACGAAACAGGGGAAGAAGGGGATTGGATATATTGAACAAAATGCAGAAGGATCAGATGATAAAAGTAAAAATTTCGGATATAGATTTTCCTGATATAGAAGAAGTCGATGCCAAACTTGTAAAGCTTGCAGGGGTAATGAAATCTAAGGTTATTACTAATGATTTTAACCTCAATAAGGTTGCAGAATTCCAGGGCGTTCCAGTTTTGAATATAAACAAGCTAGCGAATGCCCTTAAGCCTGTTGTGCTTCCGGGCGAAGAGATGCGCGTCCATCTAATTAAAGAGGGGAAGGATCAAAATCAAGCAATCGGATACCTCGATGATGGGACAATGATAGTTGTAGAAAACGGAAGGAGAAAAATGAACTCAGAAGTGTTTGTGATTGTAACCTCTGTGCTTCAGACAACTGCAGGAAGGATGATTTTTTCTAGATTGAAGGATGAAAATTAAATTTAATCGAATTAACCTTGAGGGATTACACCAAACCTTAATTCACTCTTAATAGAGCGACACCACTT harbors:
- a CDS encoding trypsin-like peptidase domain-containing protein, with the translated sequence MKSKTKIFIPIFLSNILFLSLYYFSCSHSEMPVFGEFSKSPIKKHNEGSQALHLQKTFREIYRLYEDRVVSISTEQTVKLPSHPFFNDPFFQEFFGMPRPRSRSRVQKRTGLGTGFILSKDGYICTNHHVIAGVDTVTVKIREKSFTAKVIGSDERTDIALLKINAKEELDPVFLGDSDKVRVGDWAIAIGNPFGFDKTFTVGVVSATGRRDIDLMGSSQSHIQTDASINPGNSGGPLINIDGEVIGISRMIYTRSGGNMGIGFAIPINTSKSVLAQLKKYKKVKRGYIGVQIVPLTEEYAKELGLKSTDGALIGGLIENSPAQKGGLIVGDVIIKVGKKNIKQYEDLVEVIGKTTIGKTLKIVAWRKKSKINLFITVAERP
- a CDS encoding CHASE2 domain-containing protein, with translation MPSSTHQYGMKAFFCIRQIALFITTNPKSVYRLIKKSIQRLQDFIGNNNLSGIIVALISLFVIVLFSYTEMYEVFEVRLYDLRFKIKPMISEWDKLVFLNIDESSINNVGEYPWPRHKYANGLGVLKEVGIRQVTFDFEFQDHSLKQLNREKIEELNNKIEKGKRIRRNELAAVELDNDKMLADGIRYAERVILPYHFKKETLEISDIDNDQKEEIEKARRRFVNRASIQVPMERIDEYKGLIDPDRVDIAIPIPELVKAAHSFGFVDRDPDTDGIERRIRLVRLFQGRIYFHMGLVMLMDIYSVNNDSILINPGESIILKDAINPISYQREDISIPIDKRGMMYINWAGPGPLEESFQHLSFYSLLEYPLIKEEIYDFFDEQERLSGITERSRLYGELAKRYNEYNSVSDLSIKREKSQNIEKIRSKIRDIEKGYAKPITEEIHRIEGELIKAKSSGLEEELYDLKNYLKAINIVMRVENLRDKIAIIGLTATGTQDLGTVTIYPEFMMVGIHHNIVNTIINKSFIYKIGRFTNYCIMFILAIIMGIVTQRMGARISVPVIIMSLFFINLLNIILFAQFNILFDELGATLAIFLPSATIAAIKFMREESQKRFIKHAFSHYLSPKVIDEIIKEPELLKLGGESRFLTIFFSDVAQFSAISEALSPTDLVHLLNEYLSEMTDIILKHNGTVDKYEGDAIMAFYGAPQHLEDHAIKACLAAIDMQNRLKDMRMAWRKHGKHELYVRMGLNTGVAVVGNMGSRTRMDYTVMGDSVNLASRLEGANKNYETYTMISESTYNAAKDHIVARQLDVIQVVGKDVPIQVYELIGKEGELSDQTMDILNMYNNAVEHFRNRDWKKARSLFRSILKISKDDGPSKTYYERCYEFSIKPPPKNWDGVYKLKSK
- a CDS encoding PBP1A family penicillin-binding protein gives rise to the protein MIKNFSGIENLKKFQPSIPTRLYDVDGDLIAELFQEKRYLVSFEELPRNLINAFIATEDSAFYRHFGINPIAIIRAMVKNIIAGRIVQGGSTITQQIAKRLFTKGERTFSRKFLEALLALQIEKKFSKEEILEMYFNQIYFGHGCYGIASAAQLFFDKDVKHLNLVESSVLAALPSAPSAYSPFLNPHNAYEKNWNILNRMVKAGFLSREAADKIYKEFWPEFIDSLKTKSPTRTAFSKIEDNAPYFTDYVRQLLIMRFGKDVIYNQGLSVYTTLSLKRQKLGKLYLKDGLNRQNKISEEANAYCSDSVDTELFKVYGSLRNIFNLPDVLVRDDEVARFNVKMIDELVDSFDAITLLIESGPCNHAIEIFRENISTISSTLKAEGALIAIEPSTGYITTMIGGSDFSVDNQYNRAIQARRQTGSAFKPFVYGAGIESKLINAGTALPDAPIANIHADGETWSPGNYEDRFSGLVKIRKALAGSINIISVRIYDIIGPDRIIEFASKLIKCPEWRFNPNPAMALGTNEITPFELATGYAIYANRGRDVIPFAIRYVIDRDGNEILNCEEEIGNIIAQKEMNETIQIIPENVAYIMTSLMKSVVSRGTPHDSIRRIAEFKQECAGKTGTTTNWTDAWFCGFTPDIATVVWVGYDQPFLSLGKHQGGSAVAAPIWGHYMKGVYNGMKAPQFPLQPRGVHHVEICEVTGLLPSMNCTDVKDEIMLWGSEPTKTCEGNHRKMKSVLDRYMEKEGVIIEE
- a CDS encoding CarD family transcriptional regulator, which encodes MFNVGDKIVYPMHGVGIIHEISKKMILGKSDDYYIINIINNGMKVMIPVENAISIGIRSIISKKDINKVLNLLSKDEINIEDDWKLRYQNNIDKVKRGSINEVAEVTRDLYKRGKEKELSIMERKLYENAYQLIIHEIALSKDIDIEEAGNIVSDALSS
- a CDS encoding PIN domain nuclease, with amino-acid sequence MIITLRIIFTIITVLFSSLHYMDVSIKAAVLAGLISAAISLLIIIAIEYISHSLSSRMLISAIIGLVVGIILSHLIAIATSSILSSFSLQQVDILKSIIYLVISFAVMMFFIINSEYISIFDKIIHEDVTESKDSEISYKILDTSVIIDGRISDICDTGFIEGILVTPNFVLNELQMIADSADPIKRNRGRRGLDILNKMQKDQMIKVKISDIDFPDIEEVDAKLVKLAGVMKSKVITNDFNLNKVAEFQGVPVLNINKLANALKPVVLPGEEMRVHLIKEGKDQNQAIGYLDDGTMIVVENGRRKMNSEVFVIVTSVLQTTAGRMIFSRLKDEN